One window from the genome of Oryza glaberrima chromosome 3, OglaRS2, whole genome shotgun sequence encodes:
- the LOC127765471 gene encoding uncharacterized protein LOC127765471, with product MAAAAVAAPPVRGYCPAAASTSSVARVRMPASFVSAPRRVSVRLRAAAVAEVPRGLQLRREEERGLGFFGGVFGGEEEEVVEKVGEERVEGWMRESIAEIVRHIGEAPFLVHLFNDDDGGSGRGGAGRVTVRRETASAESWPDVRRRWGPGGMRRPDGIILVEQIAAAVEEGGASAGSGAAEAARQVWGLVVQARGMECASCYVLDTCRVRSPAGLCTHFCLARAQCFGDPLELQLRNAWLNRLSGRR from the coding sequence gacgtcgtcggtGGCGAGGGTGCGGATGCCGGCGTCGTTCGtgagcgcgccgcggcgggtTTCGGTGCGgctccgcgcggcggcggtggcggaggtgccCCGAGGGCTGCAgctccggcgggaggaggagcgggggtTGGGGTTCTTCGGAGGCGTGtttggtggggaggaggaggaggtggtggagaaggTTGGGGAGGAGAGGGTGGAGGGGTGGATGAGGGAGTCGATCGCAGAGATCGTGCGGCACATCGGGGAGGCGCCGTTCCTGGTGCACCTgttcaacgacgacgacggcggcagcgggcggggAGGCGCGGGGCGCGTGACGgtgcggcgggagacggcgtcGGCGGAGAGCTGGCCcgacgtgcggcggcggtggggcccgGGCGGGATGCGGCGTCCCGACGGAATCATACTGGTCGAGCAGATCGCCGCGGCGgtcgaggagggcggcgcgtccgccggctccggcgccgccgaggcggcgcggcaggtGTGGGGCCTGGTGGTGCAGGCCCGCGGGATGGAGTGCGCGTCGTGCTACGTGCTCGACACCTGCCGCGTCCGCTCCCCGGCGGGGCTCTGCACCCACTTCTGCCTCGCCAGGGCGCAGTGCTTCGGCGACCCCCTCGAGCTCCAGCTCCGCAACGCCTGGCTCAACCGCCTCTCCGGCCGCCggtag